The following nucleotide sequence is from Anopheles stephensi strain Indian chromosome 3, UCI_ANSTEP_V1.0, whole genome shotgun sequence.
caatcaggcttacaacatacacggtgttctcggactgtaacggaacattggttcgatggatacttgttaacgggcatatatattcaaaaaaggaggaaaaaagaagaataacattccaaatcacttcttacaatgtatattatcatgctctattcgctgtccagtaacagtattaaggaacaatgcacaatgttgttatcaaacgagttatgaccatacaaaaatccctctgtgcaataaaaatgacaggccacagtgctttacacaaaagattctagggggggggggggggcccttctcgagtcttttacctcaattttaaaacataaaacttaAAGAACTACCGGGAAACTATGAGGTGGCCAAATAAAGGCAACTGGACGGTTGCTTATGCGAGGACATCATTATCAAATCACTCCCGATTCGTCCTGCCGTACGTAAGATTGACTATCTAGATGCGAGAATATTAGGTCAGGGAAGCCAGAAGAGGCAGGTAACTTTCTGTGATGTAGTGATAAAGAAGAAAGGCGAGAAATTGGCTGGCTGAGGCTGTGTACTAACTGACCTATAAATGTTAGTTCTTTTGTGATCAATCGTTCCTGAGCACCGCGTACTGCGAGAGCTTACTGTAATCggtttttgatttgtttgtcaAATCAACCCTGAACACTACTGAAACAAACGTCAACGCAGATCGGCCAATCTGTCAAATGAATTTTTCCACACCTTTGTTTCCGCGCATTTGTTCACCCGAATCAGTTAACACGAATGTACTCAGCGAAGCAACTTTATCTTCAAAGGTTTCCGTCATTCACGTTCTCAAAAGTGGTTTTCAAGAGAGTATTCTCCCCTCGGCTCGACGGCAATACGAATCGAAAATGAGCGCCCAACAACAAACATTTTCACTACGCTGGAACGATTATTCGTCGTACATAGCCGATGTATTCAAATCCTTTCGACACGAGGAGGATTTCGTGGACGTAACGCTGTGCTGTGAAGGGCGCAAGATACGGGCCCACAAGATGGTTCTGGCCGCTTGCAGCAACTACTTTAAAGTCATCTTCAAAGAAACCCCATGCCAGCATCCGATCGTCTTATTTAAAGATGTCAAGTATTTGGATCTCGTTTCGTTGGTCGATTATATGTACCATGGTGAGGTACAGGTGACGCAGGATTCGTTGCCATCCTTTTTCCGAACGGCTGAGCTGCTTGCGGTTCGTGGTTTATATGATGCGCCCGTGGCTGAACAATCAATAGCTCCGCTGGTCCAACAAATACTAGACGCGCAATTGCACCACATGCACAACGCAACGGATGCCGTTTACTACGCGCCACAGCAGCTCAACATGGAATCGCAGGCACCTGTTTCGCGGATCAAGAAAACACCTACAGAAATCGGTTTAAATTCGGATAATGGTCATGGTGCTAGCGGTGCTGCCAACTCGATAATGGGCCACGTACCGCAGCAGGAACAAGCCAACTCCACATTGCAACCGCGACAATCCTCGGATGGAGGTGTGATGATATCAGCCAACACCGTAGCTATGGCAACCGTTGAAGAACAGGTTGTTGCGCAGAGTTCAACATCGCGTTCGGCCCAAAGTAGCCTGCCGACAGCAGCCCTTCAGCAACTGCCGGAAAGTGTAATGTGCCCCATACGACCGGTAAAAAAAGCTCGAGTGATCCACCCAACAAATTATGTCCCATCCCCAATCAAGCAGGAAGGAAACCGTAATGTAACAACTACAACTACTAATCCAGAACCGATCAGCAACAACGAATCTGAAATGTCCGACATGGCATCACAACATCAAGACGTGGAAATTCCGGAATTCATCAGCGGTGGCAACATGCAAACGTTGGCTAACGCCACCATCGAGGAGACGGTCACGCAGCCGTCAGGCTTTGAAGTGATGCGTGAGGACCCTGCAAACCATTCGGAACCGCGGCCGATCCCAGAACAATCGACTGATTTGAAAATGCCAATCGTCAAAATGACTTTGGATGACTTTTCATCTGACGACGAGGGCGACGCTGCTCGCAAGGAAGCGATAATGGAGTCACTGGGCAGAGTAAGGCAGACAAAGGATAAAAAGCACATTTGTCCCGTTTGTGGCAAAAGCTTTGGGACCTGGAAATCGCTCGCTATGCACAGTCAAATTCACACTGGGCGCACCCGATGCAGCATCTGTGGCGCAGTACTATCGCGTACTGGCAATCTAAAGCGGCACATGAAGCTGCGGCATGCATCATAAACCTCGACGACGATTTGATTGGCATCTGAATGGGTAGTAGAGGCTTCAACGAATAAGATTGGGTTATTTAAAAGAAATGTAAATCGTACACTCCATGGTATACGATGCAGCTCTCTCAAAAAAGGTACAAAACGTGTGTAGCTTCTGTTAAAAACCGTTgtcaataaaaaacaaacgaattcTAGAGAATCTATAAAGATGATTTCTTACAAATTATAAATAGAATGCGCCGTTCTTCGTCTTCACATGGTATAACCGGGTATCGCAACCTGCGTACATCACTTCTGGAGCAAGATGAAAACAGCTAATGGGGGTAAAATTCGTTCCACCC
It contains:
- the LOC118511202 gene encoding protein abrupt-like → MNFSTPLFPRICSPESVNTNVLSEATLSSKVSVIHVLKSGFQESILPSARRQYESKMSAQQQTFSLRWNDYSSYIADVFKSFRHEEDFVDVTLCCEGRKIRAHKMVLAACSNYFKVIFKETPCQHPIVLFKDVKYLDLVSLVDYMYHGEVQVTQDSLPSFFRTAELLAVRGLYDAPVAEQSIAPLVQQILDAQLHHMHNATDAVYYAPQQLNMESQAPVSRIKKTPTEIGLNSDNGHGASGAANSIMGHVPQQEQANSTLQPRQSSDGGVMISANTVAMATVEEQVVAQSSTSRSAQSSLPTAALQQLPESVMCPIRPVKKARVIHPTNYVPSPIKQEGNRNVTTTTTNPEPISNNESEMSDMASQHQDVEIPEFISGGNMQTLANATIEETVTQPSGFEVMREDPANHSEPRPIPEQSTDLKMPIVKMTLDDFSSDDEGDAARKEAIMESLGRVRQTKDKKHICPVCGKSFGTWKSLAMHSQIHTGRTRCSICGAVLSRTGNLKRHMKLRHAS